The Salvia miltiorrhiza cultivar Shanhuang (shh) chromosome 2, IMPLAD_Smil_shh, whole genome shotgun sequence DNA window GGAAAAGACGACCAATAATAGCATGAGAGAATTCCTTACTGACTTCTTGCGCATATAGGTGCTGTGGAATTTTTAAGGAGAACTGCTCTCCCTCTTTGGTGGGACGTAATGAGTGAAACCGATGAGCAGCTAGGTCGGGACGTTTCGGTGGCCTGTTCATCGTGATATCAGCATACGATTTGGATTTGGGCATGTTATCAGCCCCCACATCCGAATCATTAGGGTGTGAGATAGCTGTGGCGTTGGGTATAGCAACTTCTCGTTCAAAAGCAGAATCTGCTCCGTTACCGCCAGCCAAGCCCGCACCAGTCTTTGTGTAGTCATTCATCGGGGAATTATTGCAGGCAAAATTGTTCGAAACTATTGGGAGATTCAGACCTCCCGGAGAAGTCATGTGGTACCAAAAAACTCCTTATTTGTGGAGGTTGGAGACGCACTAGCCACCAGATCGGTCCTCCACGCTGTCGGATCCGGCCACCAGCTGCCGATGACGCCGGTCGCCGGTACGGTGGGGAGAGGCAGCGCCGCGCAGACGAGCTGGGAGCCGCGGTGCAGTCGCGCAGCTGAGATCGGCGAGATACAGTCGCGCAGCGAGCTCCGAGATCTGGGGCAGGCGGCAGCGCGTCTCAGCGGCTgtcgctgctcctccggcgcgATCAACGACCGGTGCAGATCTCTCCTTCTGCTCTGCTGCAACGGGCCGTAGGTGGAGACgacgccgactgctgctgctgctcaaCGGAGATCTGCTCACGGAACGCCGGCTGCTGCAACTCCTTTGCTGGTCACGGCGGCTGCTGCTCACGGAACGCCTGCTGCTGCTCACGGAGGAGGTCGGAAACTGCTGCACCGGAGGCTGGTCGAAGCCACCGAGAACGTCGGCAACGGAGGTGTGCCGGTCAACGTGAGTTAATTCGCAGGTTTGAAACCCATCTAGTTGATTCCACCGAGAGAGAAAAGTCTCTCTTTCATATATCTaacattgaatttatactaaactgcatcaattcataacctaaataaaaggatCAGTCTCCATGAATATATTAGATCATCTAtctttcccacattgatattctataaaatttaattatgggaaaaccttgataaataaatacttatgatatgtatttcaaataaatattattccatattttttttatagttgcaatagtttttcatattagatttatactaaacttcataattcgagtctaagaaaattataattagatttcaatatttgaaaatctaaataaaagtatatatattttcgaaATAAATAGGTTATTCAAATGAATTCGGTTGTCCATGTCAGCTTAAATTTAGGGGAAATTTCTCATTTTGGGagcattaagaaaataaaattcgtTTATGTATTCCTATGTCAAATTGAAGGGTCATGAGAAAGTCTCGAAAAATTTGAAACCTTTtgaatttataggcaattaaccatAATTTAAATATCAACAAAAGCCAAACAACAATAAGTTTATATTTTACTAAGTTATCCTAGTTATGTTTGTAATTTtaagataatattaatttataacgTTGATGTGACCGTAGATTTATATAAGGgtcttttgaaaaataattatcttatagttttattaaaattattattttatagggttaatagccgaaaaattcatgagaaattttcattttttggtttatatcatgaccctTTAATTTGACTTTTAAATACATCAATTTGTAATGGATTTGTAATTTTTCCACGATGAGAACCTCCGGCCAAATTAAAGCTGATGTGTCTCCTACGTGGCAAAATTAAAACTGACGTGTCACTTTCTTagacgaaacgacgtcgttttattaaGAATTAAAAACAGgttatatttaattaagaatttaaaaaaaaactacacgTCACCTTTCCCCTTCCCCCCTTCCCCTATTcctccacccacccccaccGATCGTCCCCTTCCCCTTCGGCCACCCCGCCGCCGCCACTTCCCACACCCCCGTTGTCGGCACTTCTCCAGCACAACGGACCTTCCTCCTTCCTCCACCCCTGCCTTCACCCAAAGTCGAGCCCTAGTCCCCTCTCGATCTCTGCCACCACCATGGTCAATTGTCGCCATCAGAAACCTCCCAAACACACGAGCTGGACAATTCCCCAATCGTTTTCCCTCCCATCGACCATGAAAATCTTCACGCTTCTCCCGAACCACCTCCTTCTCCATACCAAATCTACAACATTCACGCCGGAAATCGCCAGATTTCGTTTACGGATTCTGATTCGGACTTCGATTTAAACTCGCCGTCCACAATTTCACTGTCAGATTCGAGTTCGCCGCTGCGCTTCCCGATTTCTTCGGCGAGGCCTGCGAATACGGCCGAATGGTTCGGTTTGTGGCCGCTCCTCGATTTCTTCGGCGACGATTTTGAAAGTTATGAGAATTTGCAGATCTTGTTGAGTGCTAAATTCTTCCAATTTTTGTTGTCATTATGCAATTTTCCAGCAGCTCTATAATTGAGCATAGTGGATTCGAGTTTAGGTTTTGGGTTTTGGGATTTGAGTTCTGGAAAATCAATttggtgaattcaaattttggttttggtCGAAGGAGAGAGACCGGAGGAGGAAATGGCTCTGTTGGTGGGGCTGTTGTCGAGGTGCCGACGAAGGAGGGTCTGCTGGTGGGGGAGGGCAGGGGAGGGGGGCTCTACTGATGGGGGAGAGGCGGAAGAGATGGTGACGTgtgagagacagagagagtggattgtgtgtgtttgtgatGTGGTTATTCCGGCCGCCACATTGACATTCCGACTGCCACGTTGACGTTGCGGTCGCCAAATCAGATTTGATTTTGGGCAAATTTATAATTTGTGGGAAAATTACGAATCCATTACAAATTGATGTATTTAAAAGTCAAATTAAAggggtcatgatataaaccagaaaatggAAATTTCTCATGGATTTTCTGACTATTACCCCTATTTTATACAGTAGGCCTAAGTCGGGActagagattttatttatttatttattttagagtaattattataatttatatatgaaatattaatttatgAAGATTCTCGTGATAGTAGGAGGAGGTCCAAATCATTTTTATATGGTTCTACATTATTTTCGTTGATGGATGAAgtattatcttaaattataaagATAATTTAAGAAATCTTGAGAAAATCTTGAGAAAATCTTGAGAAAATcttgataaagaaatacttataatatgtatttcagataaaAAATAGTTTACCACATTTTTTTAATAGTTGCAATAGTATTTCACATTAAATTCTAGAGCTAGATTCAAGATTTAAACCCAAGAATTGGAAATGACAATTGTGTTGCATGTTTTTGAAGATCTTGCCAATTGACCTATTAGTGTGTTGTGTAGTTGGTCATTTTGAGTATCTTTACTTTTAGTTTTCTTAAGTAAATTATGGCACgagttagattttttttttttcattttagttatGTTCGTTTTTAAATGTCAGTTGATGCAGGTATGTTGCATAgcattatattttatatgttgTACATACCACTAACAATTGTACTATCAATTATCGTTCCGAGAATTTGTCAAAGATATCAAAGTGATGGCTCCACTAAAAATTGAACAActgataaaatcaaataaaataaataatatatttatcaagACGATAAtaattgacaaaaaaaattattataaattatattataaaataatatcccGTCGAGATTAAGTTAACTATAGTAAAATAACGTTGTATCACTTGGAGTTAATTTAAAATACcgagttttattattttaatagcATCGtcaataatatttaaaataataacattGGAAAGACGACGTTTATGATCTTTAGACTTTAAATACTaatatcaaataattgaattattttttggAGTGAAATAACAGGTCATCCGGGATAGATTtcataattactccctccgtccctaaaataacttcctctttttccattttgggacgtcccccaaataacttcctctttctttctttccatttttggaaacctaccccaccactaataatactttatttattcttacttttcacttttcaccactcccaatactaattataacatttttcacaacttccaataataattatatcactttttctccactatcaatacactttacaactttttattaaaactcgtgccgtccccaaagaggaagccatttcagggacggagggagtacctttTATCAGCATTTTAAAAGAAAtatgtttattttcttaaatatttttgtttctcCCAAAATTTCTTCGCTCAGTCGCTGAAGGGTTTTAGGCTTTTTTAGTTGTACGAAGCAGAACTGAAGAAAAAAAGTGCAAAATGGGAAGAAGAATTCTGAACGATGCGTTGCGAACCATTGTCAATGCTGAAAAGAGGGGGTTTGCTTCCGCTGAGCTTAAGCCCATCTCTAATGTCGTCGCCTCTTTCCTCCAAATCATGAAATATAGAGGTATCGCATCTACATATTTCTGCTCGTGTATGTATGCTTGcgttgttttatgcttttctGACGGGTGCCCGATTCGAAatttttggatttttgaaaGTTTGGTGGAATACATTAGTCTAATTGCACATATGcatatgtatatgtgtgtgcTTGTGTGTAAATTGATGGTAAATACTGCATCTGATTGTGTGTAAATTTTGGATTTTACTAACTACACTAGGgttattttatagtttttttagtTTGATGAATAGCTTTGAGAATGTGGGTATTTGTAGTTGTGGAATTTGGTTCAATGTATTTCTGAATTTGATTCGTTTCTTCTGGGGTAAGGCTTGTTTTAGAAATGTGAAATTGTGAATAAGCTTAGAATGATGGTGAAATGACAGGGTACATTAAGTTTTTTTAGTTTGATgaagagctttgagaatgtggGTATTTGTAGTTGTGGAATTTGGTTCAATGTATTTCTGAATTTGATTCGTTTTTTCTGGGGTAAGGCTTGTTTTAGAAATGTGAAATTGTGAATAAGCTTAGAATGATGGTGAAATGACAGGGTACATTAAGGATTTTCAAGTTCATGATCCACATAGGGTGGGGAGGATAACTGTGCAGTTGCAGGGGAGGGTGAACGATTGTCGGGCTCTTACTTATAGACAAGACATTAAGGCTCAGTACATGGAGAATTACAAAACTCGCATGCTTCCAACGCGCCAGGTTTGATTGTTTCCTGCACAATCTTGTTTGTTGGTGATTTGGGTCCCATTTTATATGCTGTTGCATCTACGCTTCGGTGGTTGAATAATGTGATTTTGTCCTGTTTAATTCGATTGCATATCTTGTTCAAAAGTTGGAGGCTTCCAAAACATCTTTTGGCATGTGAGGGCTCTGGTCTCGTCTATGATCTAATTAATGAATCAATGGTTCTCCTTAGCTCATTACTTTTTATATGAAATTGGAGACCCAATAATTTGGTAAACTCGAGTCAGAGACTTTTTTGGGAAATGTTTGGTTAGGGAAACTGAATTCATGGTTTTGGTTTTCACGGATGATACTGAATAAACACCGCTTGTTAAGACATTGATCTGGGCCATACATGTAATTGATTTTGACATACTAAAGAATCGCTTTGAAGAAGTTTACCATCTGGTTTTGTATCTATTCAACAACTTCATATGCTGCATTTTATCTTTTCATGCTGATATATGTTTATGTTGTGAAGGATAATGTCACATTTTCTACGATAACTTTTCAACTTTTATGGATATGATCGCTATTCTGATTTGACtcgtttaaaaaaattattgtaatttccCTCAAGGCTCTTAAGCTACATGTAAACAGCCTCATGGTTATAATCCGTATTCTTTATTCCATATGCAGTGGGGATATGTAGTGGTCACGACACCAAATGGAGTTTTGGATCATGAGGAGGCTATCCGGCAAAATGTTGGTGGCCAAGTGGTCGGATACTTTTACTGAAGTTCTCATGTACTGTTATACTGTGAGGATGAAGTCAGACGAGCTACTGCCATTTTCTTCTTTCAATCTTGTATACTTCTCGTCTAGAGCTAAGAAAGTGTAGGAAGAACTTAAAAACTGTGTGAAGCTTCCATTGTAATAACTTGGGGATGATTTCTTGACACAACCAGTTGCTTGGCATATTCTCAATTTTGTGTATCTTTAACAATGTCTTGTTGCTGCTAGTTCCGTGTTTCCCAGCTGCGGATCTTTGTACGAGATACTTGAAAAACGAAACTAGAAACCCCTAGAAGTTTCTTCGCTTTGGGAATGTCTTAATATCTTTTGATTTCTGTGGCTGTTTCAGTTCTATCATCAACTGTCATGGCTGCTATGTGGTTTATTTCAGTTCTTACTTCTTACCTTGGCTTATTACTATGTCTCTGCAGtcagcatgacatgaaatttaATGCATTGTGTTTTATGAATTTGTGTTGAGGTGGCGAACTATCGGCCCGGCCCGAAATCTATCGCCTAGGATCTTTTTGGAGTATGTTTTATCATTTAAATCAAATGCATTCCATGTgactttatttaaattttgaaagaaTATTGAATCGGACGATACCTATACTTTTTTGATATTACAAATGTGATTCTATGTGTTTATTCTCAACTAATTTTACCAACGCCAAAATTTGACATCCTCTTTTTTGGATCGAGATCATTTTTGTATATGCTCACTCaccatctttctttttcttccaaAAATATTCAACTATTTAAGCTAATCATGAAAAATAGATGCATGATACAAAAAAGCCCTCGCCTTTTTCGAAATATTCAATTACAATTGTTTGTCAAATGAGAAAAATAGCTCGATAAATATTTCccaaaatttgtaataaataattgaTGCAATAACTATCATTTAATATCCATTCATAGAATAGTACTCCTATACTTGGTAATAATTATAGAAGTTGGTGCATTcgttgtttttatttatttattttcttcgcTAGGAAGCAAAAAATAATCTCACAATAATCTAGATAAAACACTTAATCTCCATTCATATATTAGCCTTTCATCGTTTGAATTTTGGTTGAGACGGATGATCAATTAAGgtaacaaattatatttaattatctatatatttcaataactTAAATAAGTATGAGTAGTGGTGGGTATTACTATAAATTGGTCCTCAATCAAAATGTATAGTAaataattctttattaattttcaaacgAATACTGGTGtggatttataaattcaaaatgagtttaatcaattgtataatatccaaatatttaccttaaatttgattttttatattttgttatttatttatgtactATATCAATTATCTACATACTGAGAGGTCTCCACTATTCTTTATCCTATGTGGCAGTCACACAATTTATATTTGTTTCACTCTCAATTCTACACCATATGACATTTATACATTTGTTTTCATATATCTaacattgaatttatactaaactgcatcaattcataacctaaataaaaggatCAGTCTCCATGAATATATTAGATCATCTAtctttcccacattgatattctataaaatttaattatgggaaaaccttgataaataaatacttatgatatgtatttcaaataaatattattccatattttttttatagttgcaatagtttttcatattagatttatactaaacttcataattcgagtctaagaaaattataattagatttcaatatttgaaaatctaaataaaagtatagatatTTTCGAAATAAATAGGTTATTCAAATGAATTCGGTTGTCCATGTCAGCTTAAATTTAGGGGAAATTTCTCATTTTGGGagcattaagaaaataaaattcgtTTATGTATTCCTATGTCAAATTGAAGGGTCATGAGAAAGTCTGGAAAAATTCGAAACCTTttgaatttacaggcaattaaccaTAATTTAAATATCAACAAAAACCAAACAACAATAAGTTTATATTTTACTAAGTTATCCTagttatctttgtaattttaagataatattaatttataacgTTGATGTGACCGTAGATTTATATAAGGgtcttttgaaaaataattatcttatagttttattaaaattattattttattgggtTAATAACCGAAAAATCCATgagaaattttcattttctggtttatatcatgaccctTTAATTTGACTTTTAAATACATCAATTTGTAATGGATTCGTAATTTTTCCACGATGAGAACCTCCGGCCAAATTAAAGCTGATGTGTCTCCTACGTGGCAAAATTAAAACTGACGTGTCACTTTCTTAGacgaaacaacgtcgttttatTAAGAATTAAA harbors:
- the LOC131012508 gene encoding 40S ribosomal protein S15a-5-like — translated: MGRRILNDALRTIVNAEKRGFASAELKPISNVVASFLQIMKYRGYIKDFQVHDPHRVGRITVQLQGRVNDCRALTYRQDIKAQYMENYKTRMLPTRQWGYVVVTTPNGVLDHEEAIRQNVGGQVVGYFY